Part of the Longimicrobium sp. genome is shown below.
AGCGCGAAGGAGACGGCGATGCCGATCAGCGCGCAGACGCCGCCCGCGACCGCGCCGCCGACGGCGCCCTGGCCGATCCCCGGGCGCGCCATCCGCGCGTAGAGGGCGCCGGCCACCAGCGAGATTGCCATCCCCAGCACCGCGAAGAGGCTGGCGATGACGGGCGCCCAGTGGCCCAGGATCACCATCGTGAGCTGCAGGACGGTGCCGGCGGCGGTGGCCTCGGCGAGCGCGCGGTTGTTCGGGGTGGACATGGTGCGATCTCCAGTGCGAGGGGGTGGGTCAGGGGGACTGCAGGGTGGCGATGTAGCGGCGGAGCTGGCCGATGCAGGCGTCGTACGGCTCCAGGCTGCGGTGGGTGCGCGCCTGCATCACCGCGCCTTCCATGGTGGTGAGAATGAACTGCGCCAGCGCGCGGCGGTCCACGTCGCCCGCCAGCCGGTCCGCCGCGTCGTCCAGGCACCCTTCGACGGCGGCGGTCCAGGCGCCGAAGTTGGCGGCCAGCAGCTCGCGCACGGGCGGGTCGGGCTCGTGCAGCTCCAGCGCGAGGCTGCCGATGGGGCACCCGTAGAAGCAGTCGGTGTCCACCAGCGCCTGCCGGTAGCGTGCGAGCAGCGCGAAGATCCGCTCCAGCGGGTCCGCCACGCCCTCCCACGCCGGGTCCAGCAGCATGGGATGGATGCCGTCGCGGAAGCGGGTGAGCACCGCCACCAGCAGGTCCTGCTTGGTGGGAAAGAAGTGGTACAGGCTTCCCGCGTTGGCGCGCGCCGCCTGCAGCACGTCGGCGATGCTGGTGGAGTTGTACCCCTTCTCCCAGAACAGCCGCATCGCCGCGTCCAGCAGCCGCTCGCGGGTGTCCTGCGCGTGCATCGGGCTCAGCGCCGGCCGCGGGTGCGCTCGTACCAGGGCTTGAAGCGCTCCGCCAGGAAGTGGCGCCACACGCCGTCCACCGCCGCGTCCAGCCCCGGCGGCAGCTCGCCCGCGGCGTGGAACTCCACCTTCACCACCGTGCTGTCGCCGCGCGCCGCGAAGGTGTACGTGGTGACGGCGCTCACCGCCATCCCCGTGAGCCCCAGCGGTCCCTCGTAGCGCAGCGTGTTCGGGCGGTCGACCACGGTGACCACCGCGTGGCGCACCGCGTTCCCGCCCAGGCTGTCCGCGACCTCGCAGAAGCACCCGCCCACCCGCGGCTCCAGGTACATCCGCCGGGGATTGGCGAAGAGGTGATGGTCCCACCACGGGAGCACGTCGCCGGTGATGGCCGCAAAGGCTTTGGCGGGGGTGCCGGGGACGGTGACGCTCTGCTCGACGACGAACGCGCCGGCGGGGGTCGGGCGGGGCGACGGCTGCGGTCCCTGCGCGTTCTGCCCCGCGCCCGCGGCGGGAACGAGCGCCAGCGCCAGCGCGCCGGTGATGGCTGCGGTCCGGATCACGGGAGACGAGGTGCGGGTGGGGAGATGGAGATGAAGGACTTGGTTGAGCATTCAACTCATGCTCGCGAGCGGAGACAATGTCAAGATTCTTGTTTGCGACAGATGGGTGAGTGCGCTCCGGCAATCTCCACCCCGGCGAATAAATTCGCGGGCAACAACTGCACAAAGTCCCTGCGGGACTGCGGCCGCGGCATCATCGCGGATCCGAGGGGATGTGGGGGCCACACGAATGTGAAGTCCGCGAAGGCGGACTGCGTGCCTTTGTAGCCGCGGCTTCAGCCGCATTTTCGCGCACCCGAACCATCGGATCGCGCGATCGACGCACAAGAAAGCCCCGGCCGGGCGAACCCGGCCGGGGCAGTCTCACGGCTGGGCGGAGGTTTACCAGTCGCGAGCCGTGGTGGTGCCGGTGCCGCGGTCGCTCCCGTCGATGGGGCGCTCGCGGTCGGTGCCCTGGCCGGTGTCGCGCGACGAGCCCTCCATGGTGTCGCGCGTGCCCTCGACGTCGGCCGGGCGGTCGTAGCCGTAGCCGCCCTCGCGGCCGCTGGACCGCATCTGGGCGTCGTTCGCGTTCGTGTTCCCGGCGCCCAGGCTGTCCGACGGCGTGCCCATGTCGCCCTGCATCCCCGCCGCGCCCTGCATGCTCTCGCGGTCGGACGACGACATCCCCTCCATCGCCCCGTCGCCCAGGCTGCGGCTGGAGCTGCCCTCCATGTCGTCGCTGGCCATGCGGCCGTGGCGCGAGCCCTCCATCCCGCCCATGCCGTCGCGCTCCATCTCGCTGCCGCGCATGGCGTCGCGCTCCTGGCCGTCGCCCTGCATCCCCTCGCGCTCCACCTGGCCGTCGCGCTGCAGGTGGTCGCGCTCCGAGGGCGAGCCGCTCATCTCCTCGCGCTCGCTGGAGTCGCCGCGCATGGGCGTCTCGTCCATCTCGCGCTCCACCATGCCGGGGTTGCTGTCGTTGCGGTCCATGATCGTCCCTCCCAGTGCGATGCCGCCTGAATTGGCGGTTGCTTGCGGAGAGTGCAAATCGCGTTCCCGCAATGGGTTAGATTCGCATCTCCGTCACACCAGCCAGCGCACGGCCAGATCCGCGACGCGGCGCGCGAGGCCGCCCGAATACTTCGCGCGGAGGAAGGCGTCGGCGGCGCGCTTCAGTGATTCGGGGTAGGTGGGGTAGATGTGGATCATCCCCGAAAGGTCCGACAGCTTCAGGCGATGCCGGACGGCGAGGACGGCCTCGTGGATGGTCTCCCCCGCGCGCGGCCCGACGACGTGCGCGCCGGCGATGCGTCCTTTCGGATCGAGCACGAGCTTGGTGAGCCCCTCCGGCTCGCCGTCGCAGAGGGCGCGGTCCAGCGAATCGTGCCCGTAGCGGAAGACGCCCGCCTTGTCGCCCCACTCGTCGCGCGCCTCGGCTTCGGTGAGGCCCACGCGGGCGACCTCGGGCTCGGTGTAGGTGCACCAGGGGACCACGCGGTAGTCCACCTTCCGGCGCAGCGGGAAGAGCGCGTTCGGCGCGGCGATGCGGGCCTGGTAGTCGGCCA
Proteins encoded:
- a CDS encoding TetR/AcrR family transcriptional regulator, whose protein sequence is MHAQDTRERLLDAAMRLFWEKGYNSTSIADVLQAARANAGSLYHFFPTKQDLLVAVLTRFRDGIHPMLLDPAWEGVADPLERIFALLARYRQALVDTDCFYGCPIGSLALELHEPDPPVRELLAANFGAWTAAVEGCLDDAADRLAGDVDRRALAQFILTTMEGAVMQARTHRSLEPYDACIGQLRRYIATLQSP
- a CDS encoding SRPBCC domain-containing protein; its protein translation is MLNQVLHLHLPTRTSSPVIRTAAITGALALALVPAAGAGQNAQGPQPSPRPTPAGAFVVEQSVTVPGTPAKAFAAITGDVLPWWDHHLFANPRRMYLEPRVGGCFCEVADSLGGNAVRHAVVTVVDRPNTLRYEGPLGLTGMAVSAVTTYTFAARGDSTVVKVEFHAAGELPPGLDAAVDGVWRHFLAERFKPWYERTRGRR